The following proteins are co-located in the Clostridiales bacterium genome:
- a CDS encoding glutamate synthase subunit beta: MGKATGFLEYQRADQKKRPVKERIKDWDELKIPHPEEELKIQGARCMNCGVPFCHGGILLAGMAAGCPVHNLIPEWNELVYQGRWEEAYKRLVRTNPFPEFTARVCPAPCEGSCTEGHIMEPVAINSLEYAIIEKAFEEGWVKVKKAKSTGKKIAVVGSGPSGLSAAYYLNSVGHQVTVYERADRAGGLLMYGIPSMKLQKDVVERRLTLLSESGIQFVMNTEIGKNFKAQRLIDEYDAVVLCGGATKARGIEVEGNDLKGIHYAVDFLKANTKSLLDSGLQDGAYISAKDKDVIIIGGGDTGTDCVGTSIRHGCKSVVQFEIMPKPPEHRQDVKNPWPEWPVKVKVDYGQEEAISLYGKDPRNYCLSTKRIVGNDKGEVTEVHTVEVIWDKNAQGRLVPKEITGSEKIWKADLVLLAMGFLGPEDQIPAELKLERDARSNIKAEYDVFETNVDKVFSAGDMRRGQSLVVWAIQEGKLAAKAVDKYLTGKSVIR, encoded by the coding sequence ATGGGAAAAGCAACAGGGTTTTTAGAATATCAAAGAGCAGATCAGAAGAAGCGTCCCGTAAAGGAGCGCATCAAGGACTGGGATGAACTGAAAATTCCTCATCCAGAGGAAGAATTAAAAATACAGGGAGCAAGGTGCATGAACTGCGGGGTACCCTTCTGTCACGGCGGCATCCTTCTTGCCGGAATGGCGGCAGGCTGCCCGGTGCACAACCTGATCCCCGAGTGGAACGAGCTGGTTTATCAGGGACGCTGGGAAGAAGCCTATAAGCGGCTGGTCAGAACCAATCCGTTTCCAGAGTTTACAGCAAGAGTATGTCCCGCTCCTTGTGAGGGTTCTTGTACGGAAGGTCACATCATGGAGCCGGTAGCCATCAACAGCCTTGAATATGCCATTATAGAAAAGGCCTTTGAAGAAGGTTGGGTAAAGGTGAAAAAGGCAAAGTCCACCGGGAAAAAGATTGCCGTAGTAGGATCGGGCCCTTCAGGGCTGTCAGCAGCTTACTATCTGAATTCCGTCGGCCATCAGGTTACGGTCTACGAGAGAGCCGACAGGGCTGGGGGTCTTCTGATGTATGGAATCCCAAGTATGAAACTGCAGAAGGATGTGGTGGAAAGAAGGCTGACGCTCCTTTCAGAATCCGGTATCCAGTTTGTAATGAACACAGAGATCGGCAAGAACTTTAAAGCCCAGAGACTCATCGACGAGTATGACGCAGTCGTTCTTTGCGGCGGAGCAACAAAGGCCAGGGGCATTGAGGTCGAAGGAAACGATCTGAAAGGAATCCATTATGCGGTAGATTTCCTGAAAGCCAATACCAAGAGCCTGCTGGACTCCGGTCTTCAGGACGGAGCATATATCAGCGCGAAGGACAAGGACGTCATAATCATTGGGGGTGGAGATACGGGTACGGACTGCGTAGGGACGTCCATACGCCACGGCTGCAAGAGCGTTGTTCAGTTTGAAATCATGCCCAAACCACCAGAGCATAGGCAGGATGTAAAGAATCCGTGGCCGGAGTGGCCTGTGAAGGTCAAGGTGGACTATGGGCAGGAGGAGGCAATTTCTCTCTATGGGAAAGATCCTAGAAACTACTGCCTGTCCACAAAGAGGATCGTTGGGAATGATAAGGGCGAGGTCACAGAGGTTCACACGGTAGAAGTGATCTGGGATAAAAATGCTCAGGGCAGACTTGTGCCAAAGGAAATAACGGGGAGTGAAAAGATCTGGAAGGCGGATCTGGTCCTGCTTGCAATGGGATTTCTGGGGCCTGAGGATCAAATTCCAGCAGAACTGAAGCTGGAACGGGATGCAAGAAGCAACATCAAGGCTGAGTATGATGTCTTTGAAACCAATGTGGATAAGGTTTTCAGCGCCGGAGACATGCGGCGTGGACAGAGCCTTGTGGTTTGGGCCATCCAGGAGGGTAAGCTTGCCGCAAAAGCAGTTGATAAATACCTTACAGGAAAGAGCGTTATTAGATAA
- a CDS encoding MarR family transcriptional regulator yields the protein MDQNFHNLIMVNHSLLQKRVLNALAQDGLTPGQPKVLDYLSNHDGSIQKDIAHGCQIDPATLTGILERMEDKGLVKREAKEGNRRSSYVYLTESGRVKSEKVKQVFLEQESELFQGIGQEEQTQLIRTLYKIFCNMTEPEVNQ from the coding sequence ATGGATCAGAATTTTCATAATTTAATCATGGTAAATCATTCCTTATTGCAAAAAAGAGTCTTGAATGCGTTGGCGCAGGATGGGCTGACACCCGGTCAGCCAAAGGTACTGGATTACCTTAGCAATCACGATGGCAGCATACAGAAGGACATCGCCCATGGGTGTCAGATCGACCCTGCGACTCTGACAGGAATTCTGGAGCGAATGGAGGATAAGGGGCTTGTAAAACGAGAGGCAAAAGAAGGTAATCGTCGCTCCAGCTATGTATATCTGACTGAATCCGGCAGAGTAAAAAGTGAAAAAGTCAAGCAGGTTTTTTTGGAGCAGGAATCTGAACTGTTTCAGGGAATCGGACAAGAGGAACAAACACAATTGATCAGGACACTATATAAAATTTTCTGCAATATGACTGAACCAGAGGTAAACCAATGA